A DNA window from Brassica napus cultivar Da-Ae chromosome A4, Da-Ae, whole genome shotgun sequence contains the following coding sequences:
- the LOC106447084 gene encoding protein RRP6-like 3 isoform X2, whose product MVVNEKVKLAITVASLVAATILLAAEYRRRRRRKPTSSPSSCYLHSDMKPQFGFKRVLADNSYSGFKHLKKKKLEDGGEKPSNSHPYESEITVLLESPRLDEFEFLRGEYSLEMSGSYVWVETESELKKLAETLAKEKVFAVDTEQHSLRSFLGFTALIQISTQEEDFLVDTIALHDVMSILRPVFSNPDICKVFHGADNDVIWLQRDFHIYVVNMFDTAKACEVLAKPQRSLAYLLESVCGVSTNKLLQREDWRQRPLSEEMVRYARTDAHYLLYIADSMTAELKQLGIDSSSTDDKFSFLLEASRRSNMICLQLYTKETEDFPGNAAASSLIYRHLNGHEDNSSISLDPKFQELVRELCAWRDLMARIHDESTRYVLSDQAVIALASNQPTTPEQIHDSIAQADLSSDSSPSAVICSHLDDVFQLTQHKLGKLDVILPLVLDKCLGTEGTCPISVFNYSLLINFNTKLTTNRSTPKRRNNLKRFTRKTSRDLFVKKFSCKAPVYHNCRIYANDGRLLCYCDRRKLEWYMSRGLAKLVEEDPLAIMLLFEPKGRPEDEGNDFYIQSKKNICVGCGEGDHYLRYRIIPSCYRVHFPEHLKSHRSHDIVLLCVDCHEVAHAAAERYKKEVAAEFGIPLFVRRVLDSVECESSAGGDSEDAGVSPLHLRTAAMALLRHGNRMPSSRREELLQTVKMYYGGRDISEEDLEKALLIGMSPHERRKLERKKGVTVSVKQENSNNGSVEEHSEEAPLGGDMNGESSVVGDDSGGDGAPELNDTQCNGNILHQQNSKLSLLGHGPHGKQVVEYLLKEYGEDGVRDFCQRWRKVFVDALHPRHLPGGWDVTHSGRRDFGEFSVYNPTKKVSTGNEL is encoded by the exons ATGGTGGTCAACGAAAAGGTCAAACTCGCAATCACCGTAGCCTCTCTTGTGGCGGCGACGATTCTACTCGCGGCGGAGTAtcggcggcggaggaggaggaaaccGACATCTTCTCCGAGCTCGTGTTATCTCCATTCCGACATGAAGCCCCAGTTCGGTTTCAAACGCGTACTTGCGGACAACTCTTACTCTGGATTCAAacacttgaagaagaagaagctcgaGGATGGAGGAG AGAAGCCTTCAAACTCTCATCCGTACGAAAGTGAGATCACTGTGTTGTTAGAGAGTCCTCGTCTTGATGAGTTTGAGTTCTTGAGGGGAGAGTATTCACTGGAGATGAGTGGTTCATACGTGTGGGTTGAGACTGAGTCTGAGTTGAAGAAGCTTGCGGAAACATTGGCGAAAGAGAAAGTTTTTGCGGTTGATACAGAGCAGCATAGTTTGAGATCGTTTCTTGGTTTCACTGCTTTGATTCAG ATTTCTACGCAAGAGGAGGATTTTTTGGTGGATACTATTGCGTTACATGATGTGATGAGTATACTTCGTCCTGTTTTTTCCAATCCTGATATTTGTAAG GTGTTTCATGGAGCCGACAACGATGTTATCTGGCTTCAAAGAGACTTCCACATATATGTTGTTAATATGTTTGATACTGCCAAGGCATGTGAGGTGTTGGCAAAGCCTCAAAGGTCACTGGCATATTTACTTGAGTCAGTTTGTGGAGTGTCTACTAACAAATTGCTGCAA CGTGAAGACTGGAGACAGCGTCCTCTGTCAGAAGAGATGGTGCGTTATGCCAGAACAGATGCACACTATCTACTCTACATTGCCGATAGTATGACTGCTGAGCTCAAACAACTAGGCATTG ATTCATCTAGCACCGATGACAAATTCAGTTTTCTTCTCGAGGCTAGTAGACGCTCAAACATGATCTGTTTACAACTCTACACTAAAGAGACCGAAGATTTTCCCGGGAATGCAGCTGCTTCCTCGTTAATTTATCGTCATTTAAACGGCCATGAAGACAACTCTTCCATCTCCTTGGATCCAAAG TTCCAGGAGCTTGTAAGAGAACTTTGCGCATGGAGAGACTTAATGGCGCGGATTCACGATGAAAGCACACGATATGTCTTGTCTGACCAAGCCGTCATCGCTCTTGCTTCTAACCAGCCAACTACACCTGAACAAATACATGATTCAATAGCTCAAGCTGACTTGTCTTCAGACTCTTCCCCATCTGCTGTTATTTGTAGTCATCTGGATGATGTTTTTCAACTGACTCAACACAAGTTAGGCAAGCTCGACGTTATCTTACCGCTAGTCCTCGACAAATGCTTGGGAACAGAAGGAACATGCCCTATCTCCGTCTTCAACTACTCGCTCTTAATCAACTTCAACACAAAGCTAACCACCAACCGCTCTACCCCCAAGAGACGCAATAACCTCAAGAGGTTCACACGGAAGACATCAAGAGACCTCTTCGTCAAAAAATTCTCCTGCAAGGCTCCTGTTTACCACAACTGCAGAATCTACGCCAACGACGGGCGGTTACTATGCTACTGCGATAGAAGAAAGCTAGAATGGTACATGAGCCGTGGTCTTGCCAAACTAGTTGAAGAAGATCCCCTCGCGATAATGCTGTTGTTCGAACCAAAGGGGCGTCCTGAAGACGAAGGGAATGATTTTTACATCCAGAGCAAGAAGAACATTTGCGTTGGGTGTGGCGAAGGGGATCACTATCTTCGTTACAGGATAATACCTTCTTGCTATAGAGTTCATTTCCCTGAGCATTTGAAGAGTCACAGGTCTCATGATATAGTCCTGCTTTGTGTGGATTGTCATGAGGTTGCGCACGCTGCTGCCGAGAGGTATAAGAAAGAAGTGGCTGCGGAGTTTGGGATCCCTCTCTTTGTTCGTAGAGTGCTTGATTCGGTGGAGTGTGAATCATCAGCAGGTGGTGACTCTGAAGATGCAGGTGTGTCTCCGTTGCATCTTAGAACAGCTGCGATGGCGCTGTTGAGGCATGGGAATAGGATGCCATCTAGTCGCCGTGAGGAGTTGTTGCAG ACTGTGAAGATGTATTACGGTGGGAGGGACATATCTGAAGAAGATTTGGAAAAGGCTTTGCTTATTGGGATGAGTCCTCACGAGAGAAGAAAACTCGAAAGGAAGAAAGGTGTCACTGTCTCTGTCAAACAAGAAAACAGTAACAATG GTTCAGTAGAAGAACATAGTGAGGAAGCTCCTCTTGGAGGTGATATGAATGGAGAGAGTAGCGTGGTTGGTGATGATAGTGGAGGAGATGGAGCTCCGGAGCTAAATGATACTCAATGTAATGGAAACATATTGCACCAACAGAACTCGAAGCTCTCTTTGTTGGGACATGGACCGCACGGGAAACAGGTTGTAGAGTATCTTTTGAAGGAATATGGAGAGGATGGTGTTCGAGATTTCTGTCAGAGATGGAGGAAAGTGTTTGTTGATGCTCTTCATCCTCGCCATTTGCCTGGTGGGTGGGATGTTACTCACAG TGGACGAAGAGACTTTGGCGAGTTCAGCGTTTATAATCCAACAAAGAAAGTCTCCACCGG AAATGAGCTCTAA
- the LOC106447084 gene encoding protein RRP6-like 3 isoform X1, with translation MVVNEKVKLAITVASLVAATILLAAEYRRRRRRKPTSSPSSCYLHSDMKPQFGFKRVLADNSYSGFKHLKKKKLEDGGEKPSNSHPYESEITVLLESPRLDEFEFLRGEYSLEMSGSYVWVETESELKKLAETLAKEKVFAVDTEQHSLRSFLGFTALIQISTQEEDFLVDTIALHDVMSILRPVFSNPDICKVFHGADNDVIWLQRDFHIYVVNMFDTAKACEVLAKPQRSLAYLLESVCGVSTNKLLQREDWRQRPLSEEMVRYARTDAHYLLYIADSMTAELKQLGIEDSSSTDDKFSFLLEASRRSNMICLQLYTKETEDFPGNAAASSLIYRHLNGHEDNSSISLDPKFQELVRELCAWRDLMARIHDESTRYVLSDQAVIALASNQPTTPEQIHDSIAQADLSSDSSPSAVICSHLDDVFQLTQHKLGKLDVILPLVLDKCLGTEGTCPISVFNYSLLINFNTKLTTNRSTPKRRNNLKRFTRKTSRDLFVKKFSCKAPVYHNCRIYANDGRLLCYCDRRKLEWYMSRGLAKLVEEDPLAIMLLFEPKGRPEDEGNDFYIQSKKNICVGCGEGDHYLRYRIIPSCYRVHFPEHLKSHRSHDIVLLCVDCHEVAHAAAERYKKEVAAEFGIPLFVRRVLDSVECESSAGGDSEDAGVSPLHLRTAAMALLRHGNRMPSSRREELLQTVKMYYGGRDISEEDLEKALLIGMSPHERRKLERKKGVTVSVKQENSNNGSVEEHSEEAPLGGDMNGESSVVGDDSGGDGAPELNDTQCNGNILHQQNSKLSLLGHGPHGKQVVEYLLKEYGEDGVRDFCQRWRKVFVDALHPRHLPGGWDVTHSGRRDFGEFSVYNPTKKVSTGNEL, from the exons ATGGTGGTCAACGAAAAGGTCAAACTCGCAATCACCGTAGCCTCTCTTGTGGCGGCGACGATTCTACTCGCGGCGGAGTAtcggcggcggaggaggaggaaaccGACATCTTCTCCGAGCTCGTGTTATCTCCATTCCGACATGAAGCCCCAGTTCGGTTTCAAACGCGTACTTGCGGACAACTCTTACTCTGGATTCAAacacttgaagaagaagaagctcgaGGATGGAGGAG AGAAGCCTTCAAACTCTCATCCGTACGAAAGTGAGATCACTGTGTTGTTAGAGAGTCCTCGTCTTGATGAGTTTGAGTTCTTGAGGGGAGAGTATTCACTGGAGATGAGTGGTTCATACGTGTGGGTTGAGACTGAGTCTGAGTTGAAGAAGCTTGCGGAAACATTGGCGAAAGAGAAAGTTTTTGCGGTTGATACAGAGCAGCATAGTTTGAGATCGTTTCTTGGTTTCACTGCTTTGATTCAG ATTTCTACGCAAGAGGAGGATTTTTTGGTGGATACTATTGCGTTACATGATGTGATGAGTATACTTCGTCCTGTTTTTTCCAATCCTGATATTTGTAAG GTGTTTCATGGAGCCGACAACGATGTTATCTGGCTTCAAAGAGACTTCCACATATATGTTGTTAATATGTTTGATACTGCCAAGGCATGTGAGGTGTTGGCAAAGCCTCAAAGGTCACTGGCATATTTACTTGAGTCAGTTTGTGGAGTGTCTACTAACAAATTGCTGCAA CGTGAAGACTGGAGACAGCGTCCTCTGTCAGAAGAGATGGTGCGTTATGCCAGAACAGATGCACACTATCTACTCTACATTGCCGATAGTATGACTGCTGAGCTCAAACAACTAGGCATTG AAGATTCATCTAGCACCGATGACAAATTCAGTTTTCTTCTCGAGGCTAGTAGACGCTCAAACATGATCTGTTTACAACTCTACACTAAAGAGACCGAAGATTTTCCCGGGAATGCAGCTGCTTCCTCGTTAATTTATCGTCATTTAAACGGCCATGAAGACAACTCTTCCATCTCCTTGGATCCAAAG TTCCAGGAGCTTGTAAGAGAACTTTGCGCATGGAGAGACTTAATGGCGCGGATTCACGATGAAAGCACACGATATGTCTTGTCTGACCAAGCCGTCATCGCTCTTGCTTCTAACCAGCCAACTACACCTGAACAAATACATGATTCAATAGCTCAAGCTGACTTGTCTTCAGACTCTTCCCCATCTGCTGTTATTTGTAGTCATCTGGATGATGTTTTTCAACTGACTCAACACAAGTTAGGCAAGCTCGACGTTATCTTACCGCTAGTCCTCGACAAATGCTTGGGAACAGAAGGAACATGCCCTATCTCCGTCTTCAACTACTCGCTCTTAATCAACTTCAACACAAAGCTAACCACCAACCGCTCTACCCCCAAGAGACGCAATAACCTCAAGAGGTTCACACGGAAGACATCAAGAGACCTCTTCGTCAAAAAATTCTCCTGCAAGGCTCCTGTTTACCACAACTGCAGAATCTACGCCAACGACGGGCGGTTACTATGCTACTGCGATAGAAGAAAGCTAGAATGGTACATGAGCCGTGGTCTTGCCAAACTAGTTGAAGAAGATCCCCTCGCGATAATGCTGTTGTTCGAACCAAAGGGGCGTCCTGAAGACGAAGGGAATGATTTTTACATCCAGAGCAAGAAGAACATTTGCGTTGGGTGTGGCGAAGGGGATCACTATCTTCGTTACAGGATAATACCTTCTTGCTATAGAGTTCATTTCCCTGAGCATTTGAAGAGTCACAGGTCTCATGATATAGTCCTGCTTTGTGTGGATTGTCATGAGGTTGCGCACGCTGCTGCCGAGAGGTATAAGAAAGAAGTGGCTGCGGAGTTTGGGATCCCTCTCTTTGTTCGTAGAGTGCTTGATTCGGTGGAGTGTGAATCATCAGCAGGTGGTGACTCTGAAGATGCAGGTGTGTCTCCGTTGCATCTTAGAACAGCTGCGATGGCGCTGTTGAGGCATGGGAATAGGATGCCATCTAGTCGCCGTGAGGAGTTGTTGCAG ACTGTGAAGATGTATTACGGTGGGAGGGACATATCTGAAGAAGATTTGGAAAAGGCTTTGCTTATTGGGATGAGTCCTCACGAGAGAAGAAAACTCGAAAGGAAGAAAGGTGTCACTGTCTCTGTCAAACAAGAAAACAGTAACAATG GTTCAGTAGAAGAACATAGTGAGGAAGCTCCTCTTGGAGGTGATATGAATGGAGAGAGTAGCGTGGTTGGTGATGATAGTGGAGGAGATGGAGCTCCGGAGCTAAATGATACTCAATGTAATGGAAACATATTGCACCAACAGAACTCGAAGCTCTCTTTGTTGGGACATGGACCGCACGGGAAACAGGTTGTAGAGTATCTTTTGAAGGAATATGGAGAGGATGGTGTTCGAGATTTCTGTCAGAGATGGAGGAAAGTGTTTGTTGATGCTCTTCATCCTCGCCATTTGCCTGGTGGGTGGGATGTTACTCACAG TGGACGAAGAGACTTTGGCGAGTTCAGCGTTTATAATCCAACAAAGAAAGTCTCCACCGG AAATGAGCTCTAA
- the LOC106447084 gene encoding protein RRP6-like 3 isoform X3, whose product MVVNEKVKLAITVASLVAATILLAAEYRRRRRRKPTSSPSSCYLHSDMKPQFGFKRVLADNSYSGFKHLKKKKLEDGEKPSNSHPYESEITVLLESPRLDEFEFLRGEYSLEMSGSYVWVETESELKKLAETLAKEKVFAVDTEQHSLRSFLGFTALIQISTQEEDFLVDTIALHDVMSILRPVFSNPDICKVFHGADNDVIWLQRDFHIYVVNMFDTAKACEVLAKPQRSLAYLLESVCGVSTNKLLQREDWRQRPLSEEMVRYARTDAHYLLYIADSMTAELKQLGIEDSSSTDDKFSFLLEASRRSNMICLQLYTKETEDFPGNAAASSLIYRHLNGHEDNSSISLDPKFQELVRELCAWRDLMARIHDESTRYVLSDQAVIALASNQPTTPEQIHDSIAQADLSSDSSPSAVICSHLDDVFQLTQHKLGKLDVILPLVLDKCLGTEGTCPISVFNYSLLINFNTKLTTNRSTPKRRNNLKRFTRKTSRDLFVKKFSCKAPVYHNCRIYANDGRLLCYCDRRKLEWYMSRGLAKLVEEDPLAIMLLFEPKGRPEDEGNDFYIQSKKNICVGCGEGDHYLRYRIIPSCYRVHFPEHLKSHRSHDIVLLCVDCHEVAHAAAERYKKEVAAEFGIPLFVRRVLDSVECESSAGGDSEDAGVSPLHLRTAAMALLRHGNRMPSSRREELLQTVKMYYGGRDISEEDLEKALLIGMSPHERRKLERKKGVTVSVKQENSNNGSVEEHSEEAPLGGDMNGESSVVGDDSGGDGAPELNDTQCNGNILHQQNSKLSLLGHGPHGKQVVEYLLKEYGEDGVRDFCQRWRKVFVDALHPRHLPGGWDVTHSGRRDFGEFSVYNPTKKVSTGNEL is encoded by the exons ATGGTGGTCAACGAAAAGGTCAAACTCGCAATCACCGTAGCCTCTCTTGTGGCGGCGACGATTCTACTCGCGGCGGAGTAtcggcggcggaggaggaggaaaccGACATCTTCTCCGAGCTCGTGTTATCTCCATTCCGACATGAAGCCCCAGTTCGGTTTCAAACGCGTACTTGCGGACAACTCTTACTCTGGATTCAAacacttgaagaagaagaagctcgaGGATGGAG AGAAGCCTTCAAACTCTCATCCGTACGAAAGTGAGATCACTGTGTTGTTAGAGAGTCCTCGTCTTGATGAGTTTGAGTTCTTGAGGGGAGAGTATTCACTGGAGATGAGTGGTTCATACGTGTGGGTTGAGACTGAGTCTGAGTTGAAGAAGCTTGCGGAAACATTGGCGAAAGAGAAAGTTTTTGCGGTTGATACAGAGCAGCATAGTTTGAGATCGTTTCTTGGTTTCACTGCTTTGATTCAG ATTTCTACGCAAGAGGAGGATTTTTTGGTGGATACTATTGCGTTACATGATGTGATGAGTATACTTCGTCCTGTTTTTTCCAATCCTGATATTTGTAAG GTGTTTCATGGAGCCGACAACGATGTTATCTGGCTTCAAAGAGACTTCCACATATATGTTGTTAATATGTTTGATACTGCCAAGGCATGTGAGGTGTTGGCAAAGCCTCAAAGGTCACTGGCATATTTACTTGAGTCAGTTTGTGGAGTGTCTACTAACAAATTGCTGCAA CGTGAAGACTGGAGACAGCGTCCTCTGTCAGAAGAGATGGTGCGTTATGCCAGAACAGATGCACACTATCTACTCTACATTGCCGATAGTATGACTGCTGAGCTCAAACAACTAGGCATTG AAGATTCATCTAGCACCGATGACAAATTCAGTTTTCTTCTCGAGGCTAGTAGACGCTCAAACATGATCTGTTTACAACTCTACACTAAAGAGACCGAAGATTTTCCCGGGAATGCAGCTGCTTCCTCGTTAATTTATCGTCATTTAAACGGCCATGAAGACAACTCTTCCATCTCCTTGGATCCAAAG TTCCAGGAGCTTGTAAGAGAACTTTGCGCATGGAGAGACTTAATGGCGCGGATTCACGATGAAAGCACACGATATGTCTTGTCTGACCAAGCCGTCATCGCTCTTGCTTCTAACCAGCCAACTACACCTGAACAAATACATGATTCAATAGCTCAAGCTGACTTGTCTTCAGACTCTTCCCCATCTGCTGTTATTTGTAGTCATCTGGATGATGTTTTTCAACTGACTCAACACAAGTTAGGCAAGCTCGACGTTATCTTACCGCTAGTCCTCGACAAATGCTTGGGAACAGAAGGAACATGCCCTATCTCCGTCTTCAACTACTCGCTCTTAATCAACTTCAACACAAAGCTAACCACCAACCGCTCTACCCCCAAGAGACGCAATAACCTCAAGAGGTTCACACGGAAGACATCAAGAGACCTCTTCGTCAAAAAATTCTCCTGCAAGGCTCCTGTTTACCACAACTGCAGAATCTACGCCAACGACGGGCGGTTACTATGCTACTGCGATAGAAGAAAGCTAGAATGGTACATGAGCCGTGGTCTTGCCAAACTAGTTGAAGAAGATCCCCTCGCGATAATGCTGTTGTTCGAACCAAAGGGGCGTCCTGAAGACGAAGGGAATGATTTTTACATCCAGAGCAAGAAGAACATTTGCGTTGGGTGTGGCGAAGGGGATCACTATCTTCGTTACAGGATAATACCTTCTTGCTATAGAGTTCATTTCCCTGAGCATTTGAAGAGTCACAGGTCTCATGATATAGTCCTGCTTTGTGTGGATTGTCATGAGGTTGCGCACGCTGCTGCCGAGAGGTATAAGAAAGAAGTGGCTGCGGAGTTTGGGATCCCTCTCTTTGTTCGTAGAGTGCTTGATTCGGTGGAGTGTGAATCATCAGCAGGTGGTGACTCTGAAGATGCAGGTGTGTCTCCGTTGCATCTTAGAACAGCTGCGATGGCGCTGTTGAGGCATGGGAATAGGATGCCATCTAGTCGCCGTGAGGAGTTGTTGCAG ACTGTGAAGATGTATTACGGTGGGAGGGACATATCTGAAGAAGATTTGGAAAAGGCTTTGCTTATTGGGATGAGTCCTCACGAGAGAAGAAAACTCGAAAGGAAGAAAGGTGTCACTGTCTCTGTCAAACAAGAAAACAGTAACAATG GTTCAGTAGAAGAACATAGTGAGGAAGCTCCTCTTGGAGGTGATATGAATGGAGAGAGTAGCGTGGTTGGTGATGATAGTGGAGGAGATGGAGCTCCGGAGCTAAATGATACTCAATGTAATGGAAACATATTGCACCAACAGAACTCGAAGCTCTCTTTGTTGGGACATGGACCGCACGGGAAACAGGTTGTAGAGTATCTTTTGAAGGAATATGGAGAGGATGGTGTTCGAGATTTCTGTCAGAGATGGAGGAAAGTGTTTGTTGATGCTCTTCATCCTCGCCATTTGCCTGGTGGGTGGGATGTTACTCACAG TGGACGAAGAGACTTTGGCGAGTTCAGCGTTTATAATCCAACAAAGAAAGTCTCCACCGG AAATGAGCTCTAA
- the LOC106447084 gene encoding protein RRP6-like 3 isoform X5, whose amino-acid sequence MVVNEKVKLAITVASLVAATILLAAEYRRRRRRKPTSSPSSCYLHSDMKPQFGFKRVLADNSYSGFKHLKKKKLEDGGEKPSNSHPYESEITVLLESPRLDEFEFLRGEYSLEMSGSYVWVETESELKKLAETLAKEKVFAVDTEQHSLRSFLGFTALIQISTQEEDFLVDTIALHDVMSILRPVFSNPDICKVFHGADNDVIWLQRDFHIYVVNMFDTAKACEVLAKPQRSLAYLLESVCGVSTNKLLQREDWRQRPLSEEMVRYARTDAHYLLYIADSMTAELKQLGIEDSSSTDDKFSFLLEASRRSNMICLQLYTKETEDFPGNAAASSLIYRHLNGHEDNSSISLDPKFQELVRELCAWRDLMARIHDESTRYVLSDQAVIALASNQPTTPEQIHDSIAQADLSSDSSPSAVICSHLDDVFQLTQHKLGKLDVILPLVLDKCLGTEGTCPISVFNYSLLINFNTKLTTNRSTPKRRNNLKRFTRKTSRDLFVKKFSCKAPVYHNCRIYANDGRLLCYCDRRKLEWYMSRGLAKLVEEDPLAIMLLFEPKGRPEDEGNDFYIQSKKNICVGCGEGDHYLRYRIIPSCYRVHFPEHLKSHRSHDIVLLCVDCHEVAHAAAERYKKEVAAEFGIPLFVRRVLDSVECESSAGGDSEDAGVSPLHLRTAAMALLRHGNRMPSSRREELLQTVKMYYGGRDISEEDLEKALLIGMSPHERRKLERKKGSVEEHSEEAPLGGDMNGESSVVGDDSGGDGAPELNDTQCNGNILHQQNSKLSLLGHGPHGKQVVEYLLKEYGEDGVRDFCQRWRKVFVDALHPRHLPGGWDVTHSGRRDFGEFSVYNPTKKVSTGNEL is encoded by the exons ATGGTGGTCAACGAAAAGGTCAAACTCGCAATCACCGTAGCCTCTCTTGTGGCGGCGACGATTCTACTCGCGGCGGAGTAtcggcggcggaggaggaggaaaccGACATCTTCTCCGAGCTCGTGTTATCTCCATTCCGACATGAAGCCCCAGTTCGGTTTCAAACGCGTACTTGCGGACAACTCTTACTCTGGATTCAAacacttgaagaagaagaagctcgaGGATGGAGGAG AGAAGCCTTCAAACTCTCATCCGTACGAAAGTGAGATCACTGTGTTGTTAGAGAGTCCTCGTCTTGATGAGTTTGAGTTCTTGAGGGGAGAGTATTCACTGGAGATGAGTGGTTCATACGTGTGGGTTGAGACTGAGTCTGAGTTGAAGAAGCTTGCGGAAACATTGGCGAAAGAGAAAGTTTTTGCGGTTGATACAGAGCAGCATAGTTTGAGATCGTTTCTTGGTTTCACTGCTTTGATTCAG ATTTCTACGCAAGAGGAGGATTTTTTGGTGGATACTATTGCGTTACATGATGTGATGAGTATACTTCGTCCTGTTTTTTCCAATCCTGATATTTGTAAG GTGTTTCATGGAGCCGACAACGATGTTATCTGGCTTCAAAGAGACTTCCACATATATGTTGTTAATATGTTTGATACTGCCAAGGCATGTGAGGTGTTGGCAAAGCCTCAAAGGTCACTGGCATATTTACTTGAGTCAGTTTGTGGAGTGTCTACTAACAAATTGCTGCAA CGTGAAGACTGGAGACAGCGTCCTCTGTCAGAAGAGATGGTGCGTTATGCCAGAACAGATGCACACTATCTACTCTACATTGCCGATAGTATGACTGCTGAGCTCAAACAACTAGGCATTG AAGATTCATCTAGCACCGATGACAAATTCAGTTTTCTTCTCGAGGCTAGTAGACGCTCAAACATGATCTGTTTACAACTCTACACTAAAGAGACCGAAGATTTTCCCGGGAATGCAGCTGCTTCCTCGTTAATTTATCGTCATTTAAACGGCCATGAAGACAACTCTTCCATCTCCTTGGATCCAAAG TTCCAGGAGCTTGTAAGAGAACTTTGCGCATGGAGAGACTTAATGGCGCGGATTCACGATGAAAGCACACGATATGTCTTGTCTGACCAAGCCGTCATCGCTCTTGCTTCTAACCAGCCAACTACACCTGAACAAATACATGATTCAATAGCTCAAGCTGACTTGTCTTCAGACTCTTCCCCATCTGCTGTTATTTGTAGTCATCTGGATGATGTTTTTCAACTGACTCAACACAAGTTAGGCAAGCTCGACGTTATCTTACCGCTAGTCCTCGACAAATGCTTGGGAACAGAAGGAACATGCCCTATCTCCGTCTTCAACTACTCGCTCTTAATCAACTTCAACACAAAGCTAACCACCAACCGCTCTACCCCCAAGAGACGCAATAACCTCAAGAGGTTCACACGGAAGACATCAAGAGACCTCTTCGTCAAAAAATTCTCCTGCAAGGCTCCTGTTTACCACAACTGCAGAATCTACGCCAACGACGGGCGGTTACTATGCTACTGCGATAGAAGAAAGCTAGAATGGTACATGAGCCGTGGTCTTGCCAAACTAGTTGAAGAAGATCCCCTCGCGATAATGCTGTTGTTCGAACCAAAGGGGCGTCCTGAAGACGAAGGGAATGATTTTTACATCCAGAGCAAGAAGAACATTTGCGTTGGGTGTGGCGAAGGGGATCACTATCTTCGTTACAGGATAATACCTTCTTGCTATAGAGTTCATTTCCCTGAGCATTTGAAGAGTCACAGGTCTCATGATATAGTCCTGCTTTGTGTGGATTGTCATGAGGTTGCGCACGCTGCTGCCGAGAGGTATAAGAAAGAAGTGGCTGCGGAGTTTGGGATCCCTCTCTTTGTTCGTAGAGTGCTTGATTCGGTGGAGTGTGAATCATCAGCAGGTGGTGACTCTGAAGATGCAGGTGTGTCTCCGTTGCATCTTAGAACAGCTGCGATGGCGCTGTTGAGGCATGGGAATAGGATGCCATCTAGTCGCCGTGAGGAGTTGTTGCAG ACTGTGAAGATGTATTACGGTGGGAGGGACATATCTGAAGAAGATTTGGAAAAGGCTTTGCTTATTGGGATGAGTCCTCACGAGAGAAGAAAACTCGAAAGGAAGAAAG GTTCAGTAGAAGAACATAGTGAGGAAGCTCCTCTTGGAGGTGATATGAATGGAGAGAGTAGCGTGGTTGGTGATGATAGTGGAGGAGATGGAGCTCCGGAGCTAAATGATACTCAATGTAATGGAAACATATTGCACCAACAGAACTCGAAGCTCTCTTTGTTGGGACATGGACCGCACGGGAAACAGGTTGTAGAGTATCTTTTGAAGGAATATGGAGAGGATGGTGTTCGAGATTTCTGTCAGAGATGGAGGAAAGTGTTTGTTGATGCTCTTCATCCTCGCCATTTGCCTGGTGGGTGGGATGTTACTCACAG TGGACGAAGAGACTTTGGCGAGTTCAGCGTTTATAATCCAACAAAGAAAGTCTCCACCGG AAATGAGCTCTAA